A section of the Anabaena cylindrica PCC 7122 genome encodes:
- a CDS encoding N-acetylmuramoyl-L-alanine amidase, translated as MKLHYLLPSTVGTILLLSSPTLAAKLESWRFDSNQNRLEINTSGAVQPQAQLIFNPTRLVIDLPNTEFGRSQLTQPVGGAIRSIRVGQFNPTTARLVVELAPGYTLDPNLVKFVGISANRWTVQLPKLEFEQAVAPSDNNNNTYNLVTIDSQDSQTQPEFSTAANTIAGITQIQRLQTTGDGFFIRTNGGNPQVKVSRSRDRTTIFMDIGGATLSPNLSPRNLSVNKHGVSRIEFTQLRTKPASIRMTLRVNKDSPDWRVSNSSVGGLILLPTKGVVRLPQNSNQSTTIPANPSNPDVTNTPATIQSVELAGNNTQLLIRADQTLSAQGSWDRTTGLFRITIPNAKLAPSVKGPIFDANSPVLRVRLQPQVPNTVVIFVQPASGVRIGELNQVGNQLLALQLQRYAQVRPPISLPPLPSPNSGQLPDPNIKTPQPRPRRSVPKGKLLVMIDPGHGGKDPGAVGIGGIQEKNLILPISKRVAAILQQNGVQAVLTRDSDYFVTLPGRVAMAERANADVFVSIHANSVGLSRPDVSGLETYYYENGLSLARTVHNRILQSVNVRDRKVRKARFFVLRKSSMPSILVEVGYVTGREDVAKLKTSAYQNQMAEAIAQGILQYLKQR; from the coding sequence TTGAAGCTACACTACTTACTACCCAGTACAGTTGGAACTATTCTTTTACTATCTTCCCCGACTTTAGCTGCGAAATTGGAATCTTGGCGGTTTGATAGCAATCAAAACCGACTAGAAATCAATACTTCGGGTGCTGTTCAACCCCAAGCGCAACTCATATTTAATCCCACAAGGTTGGTAATTGATTTACCCAACACCGAATTTGGTCGGTCGCAATTAACTCAACCAGTAGGTGGTGCAATTCGTTCCATTCGTGTTGGACAGTTTAACCCCACAACCGCTCGCCTAGTTGTAGAACTAGCACCTGGTTATACTCTCGACCCCAATCTGGTTAAATTTGTAGGAATATCGGCTAACCGATGGACAGTACAATTGCCAAAACTAGAATTTGAGCAAGCAGTCGCACCCTCCGACAACAATAATAATACTTATAATTTAGTCACCATAGACTCCCAAGATTCCCAAACTCAACCTGAGTTTTCCACAGCGGCCAACACTATAGCTGGGATTACTCAAATTCAAAGATTACAAACCACAGGAGATGGTTTTTTTATTCGTACTAATGGTGGTAATCCTCAAGTTAAGGTGTCCCGTAGCCGCGATCGCACTACCATATTTATGGATATTGGTGGTGCAACTTTATCACCTAATCTATCCCCAAGAAATTTATCAGTAAATAAGCATGGTGTCAGCCGCATAGAATTCACCCAACTGCGAACTAAACCAGCATCTATCCGCATGACATTACGGGTAAACAAAGATAGCCCCGACTGGCGAGTAAGTAACAGTAGTGTGGGCGGCTTGATTCTACTGCCAACCAAAGGTGTTGTCCGCTTACCTCAAAACAGTAATCAATCAACAACCATTCCTGCCAACCCTAGCAACCCAGATGTTACCAACACCCCAGCTACAATTCAGTCTGTGGAATTAGCTGGTAATAACACCCAACTACTGATTAGAGCTGATCAAACTTTATCTGCTCAGGGTAGTTGGGATAGAACTACTGGACTATTTCGCATCACTATTCCCAATGCTAAATTAGCTCCCAGCGTCAAAGGTCCTATTTTTGATGCCAATAGTCCTGTTCTCCGGGTACGTCTGCAACCACAAGTACCAAACACCGTAGTCATTTTTGTCCAACCAGCATCGGGAGTGAGAATTGGGGAACTCAATCAGGTCGGCAACCAGCTTCTGGCTTTACAATTACAACGATATGCTCAAGTCAGACCCCCAATTAGTTTACCTCCCTTACCATCACCAAATAGCGGACAATTACCAGACCCAAATATAAAGACTCCTCAGCCCAGACCCCGCCGCTCAGTTCCTAAAGGTAAATTATTAGTTATGATTGACCCTGGACACGGAGGTAAAGACCCTGGAGCGGTTGGTATTGGCGGCATACAGGAAAAAAATCTTATCTTACCTATTAGCAAAAGGGTAGCCGCGATTTTGCAGCAAAACGGCGTACAAGCAGTTCTGACTAGGGATTCTGACTATTTTGTGACTCTCCCCGGACGAGTAGCAATGGCAGAAAGAGCTAATGCTGATGTTTTTGTCAGCATTCATGCTAATTCAGTGGGTCTAAGTCGTCCTGATGTTAGTGGTTTAGAAACTTATTATTATGAAAATGGTCTGAGTTTAGCTCGAACTGTCCACAATAGAATTCTTCAAAGTGTCAATGTTAGAGATCGGAAAGTACGGAAAGCTAGATTTTTCGTCCTCAGAAAAAGTTCTATGCCCTCAATTTTAGTGGAAGTAGGTTATGTGACTGGTAGAGAAGATGTTGCCAAACTCAAAACCTCAGCTTATCAGAATCAAATGGCCGAAGCGATCGCTCAAGGAATTCTCCAGTACCTAAAGCAAAGGTAA
- the ribD gene encoding bifunctional diaminohydroxyphosphoribosylaminopyrimidine deaminase/5-amino-6-(5-phosphoribosylamino)uracil reductase RibD yields MLTPVTVSSNMVGSEFDSLMMQRCLQLARRALGRTSPNPLVGAVIVKDGEIVGEGFHPCAGEPHAEVFALRAAGEKSHGATIYVSLEPCNHYGRTPPCSEALIAAGVSKVVVGMVDPNPLVAGGGIARLRAAGIEVLVGVEEAACRQLNEGFIYRILHKRPLGILKYAMTLDGKIATSSGHSAWITNQEARSEVHQLRAACDAVIVGGNTVRYDNPYLTSHQQGSNNPLRVVMSRSLNLPENARIWEVAEAPTVVLTEVGSSPDFHKLLLEKGVEVLEFPSLTPEKVMTYLYERGFCSVLWECGGTLAASAIAQGAVQKILAFIAPKIIGGSHAPTPVGDLGFTTMTEALSLERVHWRVVGSDCLVEGYLSEKSH; encoded by the coding sequence ATGTTAACCCCAGTAACAGTTTCCTCAAATATGGTAGGTAGTGAATTTGATTCCCTGATGATGCAACGGTGTTTGCAACTAGCCCGGCGTGCTTTGGGACGCACTTCACCAAATCCATTAGTGGGGGCAGTGATTGTTAAAGATGGGGAGATTGTCGGAGAGGGGTTTCATCCCTGCGCGGGTGAACCTCATGCTGAGGTTTTTGCTCTTAGAGCGGCCGGGGAAAAAAGCCATGGAGCGACAATTTATGTCAGCTTGGAACCTTGTAACCATTATGGACGGACTCCACCCTGTTCTGAAGCGTTGATAGCGGCTGGTGTCTCTAAGGTTGTGGTGGGTATGGTTGACCCTAACCCTTTAGTGGCCGGAGGTGGCATTGCTCGTTTGCGTGCGGCGGGAATAGAAGTGCTAGTAGGGGTAGAAGAGGCTGCTTGCCGTCAATTAAATGAAGGTTTTATTTATCGTATTCTCCACAAACGACCTTTAGGAATTTTGAAATATGCTATGACTTTGGATGGCAAAATTGCTACTAGTTCAGGTCATAGTGCTTGGATAACCAATCAAGAAGCCCGCAGCGAAGTCCATCAATTGCGGGCTGCTTGTGATGCTGTAATTGTTGGTGGAAACACCGTTAGATACGATAATCCTTACTTAACTAGCCATCAGCAGGGAAGCAATAATCCTTTGCGAGTGGTCATGAGTCGTAGTCTTAATTTGCCAGAAAATGCTCGTATTTGGGAAGTTGCGGAGGCTCCAACTGTGGTGCTGACTGAAGTGGGTAGTTCACCCGATTTTCATAAGCTGTTGCTCGAAAAAGGGGTAGAAGTGTTGGAGTTTCCGTCATTGACACCAGAAAAGGTAATGACTTATTTGTATGAGCGTGGTTTTTGTAGCGTACTTTGGGAATGTGGTGGTACTTTAGCAGCAAGTGCGATCGCTCAAGGGGCAGTTCAAAAAATCCTCGCTTTTATCGCCCCTAAAATCATTGGTGGTAGTCATGCTCCTACCCCTGTAGGTGACTTAGGTTTTACCACCATGACCGAGGCTTTATCTTTAGAACGTGTTCACTGGCGTGTGGTCGGTTCTGACTGTTTAGTAGAAGGTTATTTGTCAGAAAAAAGTCATTAG
- a CDS encoding rod shape-determining protein, which translates to MGIDLGTANTLVYVSGKGIVLQEPSVVAIDKNEKIALAVGEDAKKMLGRTPGNVIAVRPLRDGVIADFDTAELMLKSFIQRVNEGRSLILPRIVIGIPSGVTGVERRAVMDAATQAGAREVYLIDEPVAAAIGAGLPVAEPTGNMIIDIGGGTTEVAVLSLQGTVISESVRIAGDELTEAIIQYMKKVNNLVIGERTAEDIKIRIGSAYPTNDDADIMEVRGLHLLSGLPRTVTVKGGEIRESMLEPLSVIIEAVKRTLERTPPELAADIIDRGIMLAGGGALLKGLDTLISHETGIVTHIAADPLSCVVLGTGRVLENFKQLERVFSGRSRNM; encoded by the coding sequence ATGGGTATCGACCTCGGTACAGCCAACACCCTAGTTTATGTATCTGGCAAAGGAATTGTACTTCAAGAGCCTTCAGTGGTTGCCATTGATAAAAATGAAAAAATAGCGCTGGCAGTTGGAGAAGATGCCAAAAAAATGCTCGGTCGGACACCAGGTAACGTAATAGCTGTCCGTCCTTTGCGTGATGGTGTTATTGCTGATTTTGATACTGCCGAACTGATGCTAAAAAGTTTTATCCAGCGAGTAAATGAGGGCAGATCCCTGATTTTACCCCGGATTGTCATTGGTATTCCCAGCGGTGTAACTGGGGTAGAAAGACGAGCCGTAATGGATGCAGCTACTCAAGCCGGAGCTAGAGAAGTATATTTAATTGATGAGCCTGTAGCAGCAGCAATTGGTGCAGGCTTACCAGTAGCCGAACCCACAGGTAATATGATCATTGATATTGGTGGTGGGACAACAGAAGTAGCTGTACTCAGTCTTCAGGGTACAGTAATTAGCGAATCTGTACGTATCGCGGGAGATGAACTGACGGAAGCAATTATCCAGTATATGAAGAAAGTTAATAACCTGGTCATTGGAGAACGTACCGCTGAAGATATCAAAATTCGCATTGGTTCTGCCTATCCAACCAACGATGATGCTGATATTATGGAAGTCCGGGGATTACACTTGCTTTCTGGTTTACCTAGAACTGTGACTGTCAAGGGTGGAGAAATTCGTGAAAGTATGTTAGAGCCGCTATCAGTAATTATAGAAGCAGTAAAGCGGACACTAGAACGCACGCCTCCAGAACTAGCCGCAGACATTATTGATAGAGGAATTATGTTAGCGGGAGGTGGCGCATTACTAAAAGGACTAGACACGCTAATTAGTCATGAGACGGGTATTGTCACACACATTGCCGCCGATCCTCTCAGTTGTGTGGTCTTGGGGACAGGTCGTGTGCTAGAAAACTTCAAGCAGCTAGAACGAGTCTTTAGTGGTCGTTCTCGCAATATGTAG
- the mreC gene encoding rod shape-determining protein MreC, whose translation MFTLRRWWEHKGLQIGLLALVVGSAWTLRQTQGTLVMEIYQGITRPLQTLQPGISPEERIRDARLLELQTRIVDLESQNQKLQGLVGYIGKEPLSARPIVARVVGRSADHWWQQVTLNSGTNAGIEEGSIVKADGGLVGLVESVTPNTSRVLLVSDLKSQVGVTISRTAAKGIVRGDSSVEGVLEFYEKVPNVKVGDLVSTSTYSQKFPAGLPVGRIKSLDLKKLPASVAKVELFPPIRYLDWVTVYPKPENLDPEKQKSD comes from the coding sequence ATGTTTACTCTACGCCGTTGGTGGGAACATAAGGGGTTACAAATAGGTTTGTTAGCTCTAGTTGTTGGTAGTGCTTGGACACTGCGACAGACACAAGGGACGCTGGTGATGGAGATATATCAAGGGATTACCCGTCCGTTGCAAACGTTGCAGCCAGGTATAAGCCCCGAAGAACGTATCCGTGATGCTCGACTATTAGAGTTACAAACGCGCATAGTCGATCTAGAAAGTCAAAATCAAAAACTACAAGGTTTAGTGGGTTACATAGGAAAAGAACCACTTTCGGCACGCCCAATTGTAGCAAGAGTAGTGGGACGTAGTGCAGACCACTGGTGGCAACAAGTAACTTTAAATAGTGGCACAAATGCTGGTATTGAGGAAGGTTCTATTGTCAAAGCAGATGGTGGCTTAGTGGGTTTGGTAGAAAGTGTTACTCCTAACACTAGTCGCGTATTGTTAGTTAGCGATTTGAAAAGTCAAGTGGGTGTCACTATTAGCCGGACAGCTGCCAAGGGGATTGTGCGGGGTGATTCTTCAGTTGAAGGAGTGCTAGAGTTTTATGAAAAAGTTCCTAATGTTAAAGTAGGTGACTTAGTTTCAACTTCTACTTATAGTCAGAAATTTCCGGCTGGTTTACCAGTAGGAAGAATAAAGTCTCTAGATTTAAAGAAACTCCCCGCATCAGTGGCTAAAGTTGAGCTATTCCCACCAATTCGTTATTTGGATTGGGTAACTGTATATCCTAAGCCAGAAAACCTAGATCCGGAAAAACAAAAATCTGATTAG
- the mreD gene encoding rod shape-determining protein MreD, with translation MKIPGFPGSKNKIAIRPDRKSKSLIPQLTSWHPWLRQLLDWTVTSGSVLLCLLMLPTRLPGMELLGIGPNWLLIWVVAWSVKRSVFEGALAGIVLGLLQDAMTSPNPTHAISLGIVGMLTSLIQKQRFIQEDFISIALIVFGMAVVADTIFAVQLSILGGSCGEQCVRKVEDIWTYYQRVALASAILSSLWAPVVYYPLNRWWQQMKLINNS, from the coding sequence ATGAAAATTCCTGGATTTCCTGGCAGCAAAAATAAAATAGCAATAAGGCCAGATCGAAAATCCAAATCCTTAATTCCTCAATTGACAAGTTGGCATCCCTGGTTACGTCAACTTCTGGATTGGACAGTAACATCGGGATCTGTGCTGTTATGTTTACTCATGTTGCCAACCCGATTGCCAGGTATGGAATTATTGGGTATTGGGCCTAACTGGTTACTAATTTGGGTGGTAGCTTGGAGTGTGAAACGCTCTGTTTTTGAGGGTGCATTGGCGGGTATTGTTCTCGGTCTACTACAAGACGCTATGACATCACCTAACCCTACCCATGCTATTAGCTTGGGAATAGTAGGAATGCTAACTAGCCTGATTCAGAAGCAGCGTTTTATTCAAGAAGACTTCATTTCTATTGCTTTGATCGTCTTTGGGATGGCGGTGGTGGCAGATACTATTTTTGCTGTGCAATTATCTATATTGGGTGGTAGCTGTGGTGAACAATGCGTCCGCAAAGTTGAAGATATCTGGACATATTATCAGCGTGTTGCTTTAGCTTCTGCTATTCTCAGTAGCCTGTGGGCTCCTGTCGTTTACTATCCCTTGAATCGCTGGTGGCAACAGATGAAATTAATTAATAATTCGTAA
- a CDS encoding SIMPL domain-containing protein, with translation MHRNTLSSSRVQTRNFGKALSLTLILFMIFTLPASAQEKEKLWRTLTVSGRGMEAIPTTLSQVSLGVEIQGKTAEEVQKEAARRSSAVVALLKSRNVDKLTTTGVRLNPVYSYTNNIQRITGYAASNTVSFRVPTDKVGTLLDEAVKTGATQISGVSFIASDDAIANAQKQALKKATQDAQQQADAVLNTLGLQAKEIVSIQVNGASAPPPPMLYRSEAKLTNADASTPVIGGEQEVQASVTLQISY, from the coding sequence ATGCATCGAAATACTTTATCTAGTTCTCGTGTTCAGACCAGGAACTTTGGGAAAGCACTATCTTTGACTTTAATATTATTTATGATTTTTACTTTACCTGCATCAGCGCAGGAAAAAGAAAAACTATGGCGGACTTTAACGGTGAGTGGTCGTGGTATGGAAGCAATTCCTACAACCTTGTCCCAAGTGAGTTTGGGTGTAGAAATTCAAGGAAAAACGGCTGAGGAAGTCCAAAAAGAGGCAGCCCGCAGGTCATCAGCAGTGGTTGCTTTACTCAAAAGCCGGAATGTAGACAAATTAACTACGACAGGTGTTCGCTTGAACCCAGTTTATAGCTACACCAATAATATACAGAGAATTACTGGTTATGCTGCTAGTAACACGGTGAGCTTTCGTGTTCCTACTGATAAAGTAGGCACATTATTGGATGAAGCTGTAAAAACGGGAGCGACACAAATTAGCGGTGTGAGTTTTATCGCTAGTGACGATGCGATCGCCAATGCCCAAAAACAAGCCCTCAAAAAAGCTACCCAGGATGCCCAACAACAGGCTGATGCTGTTTTAAACACTTTAGGATTGCAAGCTAAAGAAATAGTCAGTATTCAAGTTAATGGTGCAAGTGCGCCCCCACCACCTATGCTTTATCGTAGTGAGGCTAAATTAACTAATGCAGATGCTTCTACCCCTGTAATTGGTGGTGAACAAGAAGTACAAGCATCTGTGACATTGCAAATTAGTTATTAG
- a CDS encoding single-stranded DNA-binding protein, with protein sequence MSINVVTLVGRVGGDPDMKYFESGTVKCRLTLAVNRRSRNNDKPDWFNLELWGKTAEVAGNYVRKGSLIGVKGSLKFDSWSDRQTGVNRSSPVIHVEQLELLGSKRDGDGGMADMSPENF encoded by the coding sequence ATGAGCATTAATGTTGTCACCCTGGTCGGACGTGTAGGCGGCGACCCAGATATGAAGTATTTTGAGTCTGGTACAGTTAAATGCCGGTTGACTCTAGCAGTGAATCGTCGATCGCGTAACAATGATAAACCAGACTGGTTTAATCTAGAACTGTGGGGTAAAACGGCTGAAGTTGCTGGCAACTATGTACGTAAAGGCAGCCTAATCGGGGTTAAAGGTTCTTTGAAATTTGATTCTTGGAGCGATCGCCAAACCGGAGTCAATCGTTCTAGTCCAGTTATCCATGTAGAGCAACTAGAGTTGCTAGGTTCTAAGCGCGACGGAGACGGTGGTATGGCTGATATGTCTCCAGAAAATTTCTAA
- a CDS encoding N-acetylmuramoyl-L-alanine amidase, which translates to MKLHWLIPSTFGTIFMLSSPAMAAKLESWRFDSNQNRLEINTSGAVQPQAQLIFNPTRLVIDLPNTEFGRSQLTQPVGGAIRAIRIGQFDKQTTRLVIELTPGYTLDPNLVKFTGASSSRWIVQLPNIEAEAAPASGYIGQQAAETPALIPPSSPFTPAASPRNIYNMVTTTPVTLPNQEIAANTTREVVQIENLRVTGDGFFIQTSGGNPQIQVNRSEDNRIINLDITGAALSSNLKQRDQLINRYGVNRIEFTQLSSKTPTVRMTLRVDSNSPDWRATSGGNRGFVLLPNRLSRVKENQPSISNAGANISDSPATIQSVELAGNGTQLVIRADQAVSATGNWDRSTGLFRITIPNAKLANRVTGPAFNANSPVLRVRLQPQANNTVLVFVQPASGVQIGELNQFGEKLLALQLQRSRQLTPPISLPPLSSTNNRQLPDPDITNSQIRSQPQPRLSVPRGKLLVVIDPGHGGKDPGAIGLGGLSEKDVILPIGKRVAAILEQNGVQAVMTRDADFFVELQGRVDIAKRVNATLFVSIHANAVDNRPDVNGLEVYYYDSGYGLAESVRKAILQDIGTIKDRGTRKARFYVLRKSSMPSILVETGYITGREDNLRLASSEYQNRMADAIARGILKYLQQR; encoded by the coding sequence GTGAAACTACACTGGTTAATACCCAGCACTTTTGGAACCATCTTCATGCTATCGTCGCCTGCTATGGCTGCGAAGTTGGAATCTTGGCGGTTTGATAGCAATCAAAACCGACTAGAAATTAATACTTCGGGCGCTGTTCAACCCCAAGCGCAACTCATATTTAACCCCACACGGTTGGTAATTGATTTACCAAACACCGAATTTGGGCGATCGCAATTAACTCAACCAGTAGGGGGGGCAATTCGTGCTATCCGCATCGGGCAGTTTGACAAACAAACAACGCGCCTAGTTATAGAATTGACTCCTGGTTATACCCTAGACCCCAATCTGGTCAAATTTACCGGGGCTAGTAGCAGTCGCTGGATAGTACAACTACCAAATATAGAAGCTGAAGCAGCACCTGCCTCTGGTTATATAGGTCAGCAAGCAGCAGAAACCCCCGCACTCATACCTCCCTCATCACCGTTTACCCCAGCAGCCTCCCCTAGAAATATTTACAACATGGTGACAACTACTCCTGTCACCTTACCTAACCAAGAGATAGCAGCTAACACCACAAGGGAAGTAGTTCAAATTGAAAACTTGCGGGTAACAGGCGATGGTTTTTTCATTCAGACTAGTGGTGGTAATCCCCAAATTCAAGTTAATCGCAGCGAAGATAACCGCATTATCAATCTTGACATTACTGGCGCAGCCTTATCATCAAATCTGAAACAACGAGATCAGTTGATTAATCGCTATGGTGTCAACCGGATCGAATTTACTCAACTTTCTAGTAAAACCCCTACTGTTCGCATGACTTTGCGGGTGGATAGCAACAGCCCCGATTGGCGGGCAACATCTGGCGGTAATAGGGGTTTTGTTTTATTGCCTAATCGTCTGAGTAGAGTTAAAGAAAATCAACCTTCTATTTCAAATGCTGGTGCAAATATTAGCGACTCCCCAGCTACAATTCAGTCTGTAGAACTGGCTGGTAATGGGACACAACTAGTGATTAGAGCCGACCAAGCCGTATCCGCTACTGGAAATTGGGACAGAAGCACTGGTCTATTTCGCATCACTATTCCTAATGCTAAGTTAGCTAATCGGGTAACAGGGCCTGCTTTTAATGCTAATAGTCCCGTCCTCAGGGTACGTCTACAACCCCAAGCAAATAATACTGTATTGGTCTTTGTTCAACCGGCATCAGGTGTGCAAATTGGAGAACTCAATCAGTTTGGAGAGAAGCTTTTAGCTCTACAGTTACAACGCTCTCGTCAGTTAACGCCTCCAATTAGCTTACCTCCCTTATCATCAACGAATAATAGACAACTGCCAGATCCAGACATAACAAATTCCCAAATCCGTTCACAGCCTCAACCACGTTTATCAGTTCCTAGAGGAAAACTATTAGTAGTAATTGACCCCGGACATGGTGGTAAAGATCCAGGTGCTATTGGTTTAGGCGGTTTGTCAGAAAAAGATGTTATCCTCCCCATCGGCAAAAGAGTAGCTGCTATTTTGGAGCAAAATGGCGTTCAAGCTGTGATGACGCGAGATGCTGACTTTTTCGTGGAACTACAAGGACGGGTAGATATAGCAAAACGAGTCAATGCAACTTTGTTTGTTAGCATTCACGCTAATGCAGTAGATAATCGTCCCGATGTTAATGGTTTAGAAGTATATTATTACGACAGTGGTTATGGTCTAGCCGAATCTGTTCGCAAGGCGATTCTTCAGGATATTGGTACTATCAAAGATAGAGGAACTCGTAAAGCTAGATTCTATGTCCTCAGAAAAAGTTCTATGCCCTCGATTTTAGTGGAAACAGGCTATATAACTGGTAGGGAAGATAATCTTCGGTTGGCATCATCAGAATACCAAAATCGGATGGCTGATGCGATCGCTCGTGGTATTCTCAAATACTTACAGCAAAGATAA
- a CDS encoding cation:proton antiporter has translation MQFFSAINFTVPLLASATESADSSMVVASVLLSLVVIYLASKVGGELSNKIGLPPVLGELVGGVIVGTSVLHLLVFPEGGTDSSSSLIMTFLQITAGLTPEATPQVFAAQSEVVSVLAELGVIILLFEIGLESNLKDLMAVGIQAVVVAIVGVAVPFAAGTFGLMTLFGISAVPAIFAGAALTATSIGITSKVLSELGRLNSKEGQIILGAAVIDDILGIIVLAVVASLAKDGAVDVGNVIYLIISATAFLVGAIVLGNVFNKSFVAIANKLKTRGGLVIPAFIFAFVMAYLAAIIHLEAILGAFAAGLVLEETDKRKELQKQVIPIADMLVPVFFVAVGAKTDLGVLNPAIPSNREGLIMAIFLITVAILGKVITGLAVFGQPNINRLAIGVGMIPRGEVGLVFAGVGAASGALSKPLGAAIIMMVILTTFLAPPLLRFVFPESKTATTLDEGSSDTLLAIATANDGKHLEVTSDSQESLNK, from the coding sequence ATGCAGTTTTTCAGTGCAATCAATTTTACTGTTCCTCTGTTGGCAAGTGCCACGGAATCAGCAGATAGTTCAATGGTGGTAGCATCGGTGCTACTGAGCTTAGTAGTAATTTACCTCGCCAGCAAAGTAGGTGGGGAATTATCAAATAAAATAGGTTTGCCACCTGTTTTAGGTGAACTTGTGGGTGGTGTCATAGTCGGCACATCTGTATTACATCTGTTGGTATTCCCAGAAGGTGGTACAGACAGTTCTAGTTCATTAATCATGACTTTCCTGCAAATCACTGCTGGTTTAACTCCAGAAGCCACTCCACAGGTATTTGCTGCACAGTCAGAGGTAGTATCTGTTTTAGCAGAACTGGGCGTGATTATCCTGCTCTTTGAAATTGGCTTAGAGTCCAATTTAAAAGACTTAATGGCAGTCGGTATCCAAGCCGTAGTTGTGGCAATTGTAGGGGTAGCAGTACCCTTTGCCGCAGGTACATTTGGCTTAATGACTTTGTTTGGTATCAGTGCTGTACCGGCAATTTTTGCTGGGGCTGCGTTGACTGCTACTAGTATCGGTATTACCTCCAAAGTCCTCTCAGAACTAGGCCGATTAAATTCAAAAGAAGGGCAGATTATTCTCGGTGCGGCGGTAATAGATGATATCTTGGGAATTATCGTCTTAGCTGTAGTAGCCAGTTTAGCTAAAGATGGCGCAGTAGATGTAGGTAATGTCATTTATTTGATTATTAGCGCCACTGCTTTTCTCGTTGGTGCGATTGTGTTGGGGAATGTTTTCAATAAATCCTTCGTTGCGATCGCAAATAAACTCAAAACACGTGGCGGATTGGTCATACCGGCATTTATCTTCGCTTTTGTCATGGCCTATCTTGCCGCTATTATCCACTTAGAAGCAATTCTCGGAGCTTTTGCAGCAGGGTTAGTCCTAGAAGAAACTGATAAACGCAAGGAACTGCAAAAGCAAGTTATTCCCATTGCCGATATGCTAGTACCTGTGTTCTTCGTCGCCGTTGGGGCAAAAACCGATTTGGGAGTTCTAAACCCAGCAATTCCCAGTAATCGCGAAGGCCTAATTATGGCAATTTTCCTGATTACAGTTGCCATTCTCGGTAAAGTGATCACAGGTTTAGCCGTGTTTGGTCAACCCAACATTAACCGGTTGGCAATTGGTGTAGGGATGATTCCCAGAGGTGAGGTAGGCTTGGTATTTGCCGGTGTTGGTGCAGCTAGTGGCGCTCTCTCAAAACCCCTAGGAGCAGCAATTATTATGATGGTAATTCTCACTACCTTTTTAGCCCCCCCTCTGCTAAGATTCGTCTTTCCCGAATCAAAAACCGCAACTACTTTAGATGAAGGTTCCTCTGATACATTGTTAGCAATTGCAACAGCAAATGACGGTAAGCATTTGGAAGTCACTTCAGATTCTCAGGAGAGCTTGAATAAGTAG